A region from the Acyrthosiphon pisum isolate AL4f chromosome A1, pea_aphid_22Mar2018_4r6ur, whole genome shotgun sequence genome encodes:
- the LOC100165102 gene encoding methylthioribose-1-phosphate isomerase, whose translation MTLQAIKYENGTLEVLDQLLLPKESKYIPILGVEDGWKVINKMQVRGAPAIAIVGCLSLAVEISKEEFEKKKALRREVEGKLNYLISARPTAVNMKQAADHLISYINSLDNDESVSAQEMQARFVAAIEAMLEKDISDNRSIGEFGAKAILNNVTDGEQVRILTHCNTGSLATAYFGTALGVVRCLHSASRLENCYFTETRPYNQGARLTAYELVHDKIPSTLVCDSTVAYLMKTAQINAVVVGADRVAANGDTANKIGTYQIAVVAKHHEVPFYVAAPLTSIDFNVNTGDNIVIEERPQVEMTHINNIRIASPGVTCWNPAFDVTPARLITGIITEKGVFRPSELSTLQSQLQDHKNSLPQL comes from the exons ATGACTCTGCAGGCAATCAAGTACGAGAACGGCACATTGGAAGTGCTGGATCAATTGCTGTTGCCCAAAGAGTCCAAGTACATACCCATTTTAGGCGTCGAGGACGGATGGAAGGTCATCAACAAAATGCAG GTACGTGGTGCTCCAGCTATTGCCATTGTTGGTTGTTTAAGTTTGGCTGTAGAAATATCAAAGGaagagtttgaaaaaaaaaaggctcTTCGACGAGAAGTTGAGggtaaactaaattatttaatatctgcTCGGCCAACTGCTGTAAATATGAAACAGGCCGCAGAtcatttaatatcttatataaacTCTTTGGATAACGATGAATCAGTTTCAGCACAAGAAATGCAAGCTAG gtttgtaGCAGCTATAGAAGCAATGTTAGAAAAAGATATATCAGATAATAGATCAATAGGAGAATTTGGAGCTAAAGCCATTTTAAACAATGTTACGGATGGCGAACAAGTTCGTATTTTAACGCACTGCAACACTGGTTCATTAGCTACTGCATATTTTGGTACTGCATTAGGTGTTGTACGTTGTCTACACTCTGCTTCAAGACTGG aaaattgttaTTTCACGGAAACAAGGCCTTACAATCAAGGTGCTAGATTAACTGCCTATGAATTAGTTCATGATAAAATACCATCAACCTTGGTCTGTGATAGTACTGTTGCTTATTTAATGAAGACTGCTCAGATTAATGCTGTTGTTGTTGGTGCCGATAGGGTAGCAGCCAATGGAGATACTGCTAACAAAATTGGAACGTATCAA ATTGCTGTAGTTGCCAAACACCATGAGGTTCCATTTTATGTAGCTGCTCCACTAACTTCAAttgattttaatgtaaatactgGTGATAATATAGTGATTGAGGAGAGGCCTCAAGTGGAAATgactcatataaataatattagaatagcTTCTCcag GTGTAACTTGTTGGAATCCAGCATTTGATGTAACACCAGCTCGACTGATAACTGGAATAATCACTGAAAAGGGTGTTTTCCGACCGTCTGAACTCTCCACACTCCAGTCTCAATTGCAAGATCATAAAAATTCACTTCCCCAACTGTAa
- the LOC100163022 gene encoding cornichon-like isoform X1 produces the protein MDWESFYDTHPSPSNYESTITTVENFVCSHENKKMVLITSGGTTVPIEQNTVRFVDNFSLGTRGSASAEYFLDAGYVVIFLYRSNSLEPFVRHFNNSLLDKLEIVDDKLIQVKQSELDTLFPILKKYKDAKNDNRILTVPFTTLIEYMWLLRGSCMLMDTKYSLLYLAAAVSDFYIPPNEMAQHKVQSNDGPPVIALRLVPKVLYAVTHIWAPNAYIISFKLETDSGILEQKAKGALIKYKHQLVIGNLLHTRKHNVKLIAQDGVVEDILLTETDIKKGVEIEDLIVSNVKAKHDQFFESQN, from the exons ATGGATTGGGAATCATTTTATGACACTCACCCTTCTCCTTCAAACTATGAATCTACTATAACCACTGTAGAAAATTTTGTATGCAGccatgaaaacaaaaaaatggttttgataACT tctgGAGGAACTACAGTCCCGATTGAACAAAATACTGTCCGTTTCGTTGACAATTTTAGTCTAGGAACTAGAGGTTCTGCTTCTGCTGAATATTTTCTTGATGCTGGATATGTTGTTATATTTCTTTATCG ttcCAATTCATTGGAGCCATTTGTTCGCCATTTCAATAATTCATTATTGGATAAATTGGAGATTGTAgatgataaattaatacaag TGAAACAAAGTGAACTTGATACGCTCTTTCCAATACTGAAGAAGTACAAAGACGCTAAAAATGATAACAGAATCCTAACAGTTCCTTTCACTACACTAATAGAGTATATGTGGTTGTTGAGAGGTTCTTGCATGCTTATGGATACCAAGTATTCTTTACTCTATTTAGCTGCTGCTGTTTCAGACTTTTACATACCGCCCAATGAAATG GCTCAACATAAAGTTCAATCCAATGACGGACCTCCAGTGATTGCTTTACGACTGGTACCTAAAGTTTTATACGCTGTTACTCATATTTGGGCTCCAAATGCATACataatttcattcaaattaGAGACTGATAGTGGGATTTTAGAGCAGAAAGCCAAAGGGGCTCTTATTAAATACAAGCATCAA cTTGTTATTGGGAACTTACTACACACAAGGAAACATAATGTCAAGTTAATAGCTCAAGATGGTGTAGTTGAAGATATTTTATTGACTGAGACAGATATCAAAAAAGGAGTCGAGATTGAAGATTTAATAGTATCAAATGTCAAAGCAAAACATGACCAATTCTTTGAAAGCCAAAattaa